The Henckelia pumila isolate YLH828 unplaced genomic scaffold, ASM3356847v2 CTG_461:::fragment_3, whole genome shotgun sequence genome window below encodes:
- the LOC140872037 gene encoding uncharacterized protein produces the protein MDATLTPMEVLFDQFQTYDPPTLKGTEDDIACESWLEELDHLFESLEYSDERRIRLIIYQLRDLARSWLFATKQSLENRGTVITWKVFKTEFCQRFLPISFREDRAAEFVNQQQGNLTVESYVAKFFNLLRFVPPVVDDEEVQANLFINGLNPDVYAWINAERPNSLVEAIDKAKRAEAGFMTQNENLIMPQYVVQPQFHPQLSSQSRFEAGGSGSNIKERLKL, from the coding sequence ATGGATGCTACCCTCACACCAATGGAAGTACTATTCGATCAATTTCAGACGTATGATCCGCCAACTTTGAAAGGTACAGAAGATGACattgcttgtgaaagttggttaGAAGAGCTTGATCACTTGTTCGAGTCTTTGGAGTACTCTGATGAACGTAGAATCAGGCTGATCATATACCAACTTCGAGATTTAGCAAGAAGCTGGTTGTTTGCGACAAAACAAAGTCTGGAGAACCGAGGAACAGTAATTACTTGGAAGGtattcaagactgaattctgtCAGCGTTTTCTTCCGATATCCTTTAGAGAAGATAGAGCTGCAGAATTTGTTAATCAGCAGCAGGGAAATTTGACTGTTGAGAGCTATGTTGCTAAATTCTTTAATTTACTCCGATTTGTTCCTCCCGTGGTTGATGATGAAGAAGTCCAAGCTAATctgtttatcaatggccttaatccGGATGTTTATGCTTGGATAAATGCGGAGCGACCGAATAGTCTGGTAGAAGCGATTGACAAGGCTAAAAGAGCTGAAGCTGGTTTTATGACACAGAATGAAAATTTAATCATGCCTCAGTATGTGGTACAACCGCAATTTCATCCGCAATTGTCATCACAGAGCAGATTTGAGGCAGGAGGTAGTGGCAGCAATATTAAAGAGCGGTTAAAGCTTTAG